Proteins encoded in a region of the Panthera tigris isolate Pti1 chromosome B2, P.tigris_Pti1_mat1.1, whole genome shotgun sequence genome:
- the LOC102965976 gene encoding ATP synthase F(0) complex subunit C2, mitochondrial encodes MYTCAKFVSSPFLVRSTSQLLSRSLSAVALKPPETLTDESLSSWAAPRPLTSLIPSRDFQTSAASRDIDTAAKFIGAGAATVGLAGSGAGIGTVFGSLIIGYARNPSLKQQLFSYAILGFALSEAMGLFCLMVAFLILFAM; translated from the coding sequence ATGTATACCTGTGCAAAGTTCgtctcctcccccttcttggTCAGGAGCACCTCTCAGCTGTTGAGCCGATCACTGTCTGCAGTGGCACTAAAACCACCAGAGACACTGACAGATGAGAGCCTCAGCAGCTGGGCAGCCCCACGTCCCCTGACCTCACTTATTCCTAGCCGCGATTTCCAAACCAGCGCTGCTTCAAGGGACATCGACACAGCAGCCAAGTTCattggggctggggctgccacAGTTGGGCTGGCTGGTTCTGGGGCTGGAATTGGGACTGTGTTTGGGAGCCTCATCATTGGTTATGCCAGGAACCCCTCTCTGAAGCAGCAGCTCTTCTCCTACGCCATTCTGGGCTTTGCCCTCTCGGAGGCCATGGGGCTATTTTGCCTGATGGTGGCCTTTCTCATCCTCTTCGCCATGTGA